Proteins from one Sarcophilus harrisii chromosome 2, mSarHar1.11, whole genome shotgun sequence genomic window:
- the HEXA gene encoding beta-hexosaminidase subunit alpha, translating to MTQRPRYPSVSRTLPLPVGSCSAMPGPGQAGVLPPPLLLLLLPLLAVRTLAAQPEAYVWPWPQKISVSPNVTFALKPILFRFQYSNSSAVQLGCSVLDQAFVRYLGIIFGPGPWLSRHHPGLKQTVKNSLEVFVNVPGCDQFPEMNSVENYTLTLSDQQFILKAHTVWGALRGLETFSQLIWRSAEGMFYVKQTEVVDFPRFPHRGLLLDTSRHYLPLQSILETLDGMAYNKFNVFHWHIVDDPSFPYESMTFPELSRKGSYNSATHIYTIGDVKKVIEYARMRGIRVISEFDTPGHTLSWGKGIPGLLTPCYSGSTPSGTFGPVNPILNSTYEFMASFFQEISSVFPDFYLHLGGDEVDFTCWRSNPDIKAFMKKRGFDRFEKLESFYIQKLLNIVSSYRKGYMVWQEVFDNNVKLNPDTVVHVWKERSPFPYALEMQNVTKAGFRALLSAPWYLNRISYGQDWQEIYMVDPLDFKGSPEQKSLVIGGEACMWGEYVDETNLTPRLWPRGGAVAERLWSSQSVRDLDLAYNRLAHFRCELLRRGIQAQPLYVGYCEHEYFHRMEQNHP from the exons ATGACCCAAAGGCCCAGGTACCCCAGTGTCTCCCGGACTCTCCCTCTCCCGGTGGGCTCCTGCTCCGCGATGCCCGGGCCGGGGCAAGCGGGGGTCCTGCCGCCGccgctactgctgctgctgctgcccctGCTGGCTGTCCGCACGCTGGCCGCGCAGCCCGAGGCCTACGTCTGGCCATGGCCGCAGAAGATCTCCGTGTCCCCCAACGTGACTTTCGCCTTGAAACCCATTCTCTTCCGCTTCCAGTACTCCAACTCCTCGGCAGTGCAGTTAGGCTGCTCGGTGCTCGACCAAGCCTTTGTCCGCTACCTCGGCATCATCTTCGGGCCCGGGCCCTGGCTCTCCCGCCACCACCCAG GACTGAAGCAAACAGTGAAGAATTCTTTGGAAGTCTTTGTGAATGTCCCTGGATGTGACCAGTTTCCAGAAATGAATTCTGTGGAGAATT aCACCTTGACCCTCAGTGATCAACAGTTCATCCTGAAAGCTCATACTGTCTGGGGAGCTCTCAGAG GCCTAGAGACTTTTAGCCAGCTCATTTGGAGATCCGCAGAGGGCATG TTCTATGTCAAGCAGACTGAAGTTGTAGACTTTCCTCGATTCCCTCACCGAGGCTTACTGCTGGACACGTCTCGTCATTACCTCCCACTGCAGAGCATCCTGGAGACACTG GATGGCATGGCATATAACAAATTCAACGTTTTCCACTGGCACATAGTTGATGACCCTTCATTTCCATATGAGAGTATGACTTTCCCTGAGCTTAGCAGAAAG GGATCCTACAACTCTGCCACTCACATCTATACAATTGGGGATGTAAAGAAGGTTATTGAATATGCCCGAATGCGAGGCATCAGAGTCATATCAGAATTTGACACACCTGGGCACACTTTGTCTtggggaaaag GTATTCCTGGACTGCTGACTCCTTGCTACTCAGGCAGCACTCCTTCTGGCACTTTTGGCCCAGTAAATCCCATCCTCAACAGCACCTATGAGTTCATGGCTTCATTCTTCCAGGAGATCAGCTCAGTTTTCCCAGACTTTTACCTTCACCTTGGAGGGGATGAGGTTGATTTCACATGTTG GCGATCTAATCCAGATATTAAGGCCTTCATGAAGAAAAGAGGTTTTGACCGCTTTGAGAAATTGGAATCTTTCTACATTCAAAA gcTACTGAACATTGTGTCTTCCTATAGAAAGGGCTACATGGTGTGGCAGGAGGTGTTTGACAATAATGTGAAG CTGAACCCAGACACCGTGGTGCATGTCTGGAAAGAAAGGAGCCCTTTCCCATACGCCTTGGAGATGCAGAATGTCACCAAGGCAGGGTTCCGTGCTTTGTTGTCTGCGCCCTGGTACCTGAACCGCATCTCCTACGGGCAGGACTGGCAGGAAATCTACATGGTGGACCCCCTGGACTTTAAAG GCAGCCCTGAGCAGAAGTCTCTGGTGATTGGGGGCGAAGCCTGCATGTGGGGCGAATACGTGGACGAGACAAATCTGACCCCCAGACTCTG GCCCAGGGGAGGAGCCGTGGCAGAGAGGCTTTGGAGCAGCCAGTCCGTGAGGGACTTGGATTTGGCGTATAACCGACTGGCCCACTTCCGGTGTGAGCTGCTCAG ACGAGGTATCCAAGCCCAGCCTCTCTATGTAGGCTACTGTGAGCATGAATATTTCCATAGAATGGAGCAAAATCATCCTTGA